From Desmodus rotundus isolate HL8 unplaced genomic scaffold, HLdesRot8A.1 manual_scaffold_304, whole genome shotgun sequence, one genomic window encodes:
- the ACAP3 gene encoding arf-GAP with coiled-coil, ANK repeat and PH domain-containing protein 3 isoform X2, with protein sequence MTVEFEECIKDSPRFRATIDEVETDVVEIEAKLDKLVKLCSGLIEAGKAYVTANRLFVSGVRDLSQQCQGDTVISECLQRFGDSLQEMVNYHMILFDQAQRSVRQQLHNFIKDDVRKFKETKKQFDKVREDLELSLVRNAQAPRHRPHEVEEATGALTLTRKCFRHLALDYVLQINVLQAKKKFEILDSMLSFMHAQHSFFRQGYSLLHQLDPYMQKLAAELDQLVIDSAVEKREMEHRHAAIQQRDFSYDEPKAEFDVDAPSGVVMEGYLFKRASNAFKTWNRRWFSIQNSQLVYQKKLKDVLTVVVDDLRLCSVKPCEDIERRFCFEVVSPTKSCMLQADSEKLRQAWVQAVQASIASAYRESPDSCYSERLDRTASPSTSSIDSATDSRERGAKGESVLQRMQSVAGNGQCGDCGQPDPRWASINLGVLLCIECSGIHRSLGVHCSKVRSLTLDSWEPELLKLMCELGNSTISQIYEAQCEGLGSRKPTASSPRQDKEAWIKDKYVEKKFLQKPPSALAREAPRRWRALKCPGHHSSPRAPTTRRKVRMEPVLPSVAALSSGAMERRFRRDSLFCPDELDSLFSYFDAGAAAAGPRSLSSDSGLGGSSDGSSDVLAFGVGSVVDSVTEEEGAESEESSGEADGEAEAWGLADVRELHPGLLAHRAARTRDLPALAAALAHGAEVNWADTEDEGKTPLVQAVIGGSLIICEFLLQNGADVNQRDSRGRAPLHHATLLGHTGQVCLFLKRGADQHALDCEQQDPLSIAIQEANADIVTLLRLARMAEEMREAEAPPGQPGPLAGSSPTELQYRRCIQEFISLHLEES encoded by the exons CTGGTGAAGCTGTGCAGTGGCCTGATCGAGGCTGGCAAGGCCTACGTCACAGCCAACAGGCTCTTTGTGAGCGGCGTCCGGGACCTGTCTCAGCAGTGCCAGGGCGACACTGTCATCTCG GAATGTCTGCAGAGGTTTGGAGACAGCCTCCAGGAGATGGTCAACTACCACATG ATCCTGTTTGACCAGGCCCAGCGGTCCGTGCGGCAGCAGCTCCACAACTTCATCAAAGA CGATGTGCGGAAGTTCAAGGAGACCAAGAAGCAGTTCGACAAAGTGCGGGAGGACTTGGAGCTGTCTCTGGTGCGGAATGCCCAGGCTCCGAGGCACCGGCCGCACGAGGTGGAGGAGGCCACAGGTGCCCTGACCCTCACCCGCAAGTGCTTCCGCCACCTGGCATTGGACTACGTCCTGCAG ATCAACGTCCTCCAGGCGAAGAAGAAGTTCGAGATCTTGGATTCC ATGCTGTCCTTCATGCACGCCCAGCACAGCTTCTTCCGTCAGGGCTACAGCCTGCTGCACCAGCTGGACCCCTACATGCAGAAGCTGGCGGCCGAG CTGGACCAGCTGGTGATCGACTCGGCAGTGGAGAAGCGGGAGATGGAGCACAGGCATGCTGCCATCCAGCAGCGG GACTTCTCTTACGATGAGCCCAAAGCAGAGTTTGATGTGGACGCGCCCAGTGGTGTGGTGATGGAGGGCTACCTCTTCAAGAGGGCCAGCAATGCCTTCAAGACGTGGAACCG GCGCTGGTTCTCCATCCAGAACAGCCAGCTGGTCTACCAGAAGAAGCTGAAG GACGTGCTTACTGTGGTGGTGGACGACCTCCGCCTGTGCTCCGTGAAGCCGTGTGAGGACATCGAGCGGAGGTTCTGCTTTGAGGTCGTGTCGCCCACCAA gagctGCATGCTGCAGGCCGATTCTGAGAAGCTGCGGCAGGCCTGGGTCCAAGCTGTGCAGGCCAGCATTGCCTCCGCCTACCGGGAGAGCCCAGACAGCTGCTACAGCGAG AGGCTGGATCGCACGGCGTCTCCGTCCACAAGCAGCATCGACTCTGCCACAGACTCCCGGGAGCGCGGCGCCAAGGGCGAGAGCGTGCTGCAGCGCATGCAGAGTGTGGCCGGCAATGGCCAGTGTGGCGACTGCGGCCAGCCGGACCCCCGCTGGGCCAGCATCAACCTGGGCGTGCTGCTCTGCATCGAGTGCTCAGGCATCCACCG gagcCTGGGTGTCCACTGCTCCAAGGTGCGGTCCCTGACTCTGGACTCGTGGGAGCCCGAGCTGCTGAAG CTGATGTGCGAGCTCGGGAACAGCACCATCAGTCAGATCTACGAGGCCCAGTGTGAggggctgggcagcaggaagCCCACGGCCAGCAGCCCCAG GCAGGACAAGGAGGCCTGGATCAAGGACAAGTACGTGGAAAAGAAGTTCCTGCAGAAGCCGCCCTCCGCGCTGGCTCGGGAGGCCCCGCGGCGTTGGCGGGCGCTGAAGTGTCCGGGCCACCACAGCTCCCCGCGGGCGCCCACCACCCGCCGCAAGGTCCGGATGGAGCCTGTCCTGCCCTCGGTAGCCGCTCTGTCCTCAG GCGCGATGGAGCGCAGGTTCCGCCGGGACTCCCTCTTCTGCCCTGACGAGCTGGACTCCCTCTTCTCCTATTTTGacgcaggggctgctgctgctggtcctcGCA GTCTGAGCAGTGACAGTGGCTTAGGGGGCAGTTCCGATGGCAGCTCGGACGTCTTGGCCTTCGGCGTGGGCTCCGTGGTGGACAGCGTCACTGAGGAGG aggGCGCAGAGTCGGAGGAGTCCAGTGGCGAGGCTGATGGAgaggcagaggcctggggccTGGCGGACGTGCGCGAGCTGCACCCAGGGCTTCTGGCACACCGTGCAGCGCGCACTCGTGACCTCCCCGCGCTGGCCGCGGCGCTGGCCCACGGGGCTGAGGTCAACTGGGCAGACACAGAGGACGAGGGCAAGACGCCACTGGTGCAGGCCGTGATAGGG GGCTCTTTGATCATCTGTGAATTCCTCCTACAAAACGGAGCGGACGTGAACCAAAGAGACAGCCGGGGCCGGGCACCCCTGCACCACGCCACGCTCCTGGGCCACACCGG CCAGGTCTGCCTGTTCTTGAAGCGGGGCGCAGACCAGCACGCTTTGGACTGCGAGCAGCAGGACCCGCTGAGCATCGCGATCCAGGAGGCTAATGCTGACATCGTTACGCT GCTCCGTCTGGCGCGCATGGCGGAGGAGATGAGAGAAGCCGAGGCGCCCCCTGGCCAGCCGGGCCCCCTGGCGGGCAGCAGCCCCACCGAGCTCCAGTACCGCAGGTGCATCCAGGAGTTCATCAGCCTCCACCTGGAGGAAAGCTAG
- the ACAP3 gene encoding arf-GAP with coiled-coil, ANK repeat and PH domain-containing protein 3 isoform X3, which yields MTVEFEECIKDSPRFRATIDEVETDVVEIEAKLDKLVKLCSGLIEAGKAYVTANRLFVSGVRDLSQQCQGDTVISECLQRFGDSLQEMVNYHMILFDQAQRSVRQQLHNFIKDDVRKFKETKKQFDKVREDLELSLVRNAQAPRHRPHEVEEATGALTLTRKCFRHLALDYVLQINVLQAKKKFEILDSMLSFMHAQHSFFRQGYSLLHQLDPYMQKLAAELDQLVIDSAVEKREMEHRHAAIQQRTLLQDFSYDEPKAEFDVDAPSGVVMEGYLFKRASNAFKTWNRRWFSIQNSQLVYQKKLKDVLTVVVDDLRLCSVKPCEDIERRFCFEVVSPTKSCMLQADSEKLRQAWVQAVQASIASAYRESPDSCYSERLDRTASPSTSSIDSATDSRERGAKGESVLQRMQSVAGNGQCGDCGQPDPRWASINLGVLLCIECSGIHRSLGVHCSKVRSLTLDSWEPELLKLMCELGNSTISQIYEAQCEGLGSRKPTASSPRQDKEAWIKDKYVEKKFLQKPPSALAREAPRRWRALKCPGHHSSPRAPTTRRKVRMEPVLPSVAALSSGAMERRFRRDSLFCPDELDSLFSYFDAGAAAAGPRKGAESEESSGEADGEAEAWGLADVRELHPGLLAHRAARTRDLPALAAALAHGAEVNWADTEDEGKTPLVQAVIGGSLIICEFLLQNGADVNQRDSRGRAPLHHATLLGHTGQVCLFLKRGADQHALDCEQQDPLSIAIQEANADIVTLLRLARMAEEMREAEAPPGQPGPLAGSSPTELQYRRCIQEFISLHLEES from the exons CTGGTGAAGCTGTGCAGTGGCCTGATCGAGGCTGGCAAGGCCTACGTCACAGCCAACAGGCTCTTTGTGAGCGGCGTCCGGGACCTGTCTCAGCAGTGCCAGGGCGACACTGTCATCTCG GAATGTCTGCAGAGGTTTGGAGACAGCCTCCAGGAGATGGTCAACTACCACATG ATCCTGTTTGACCAGGCCCAGCGGTCCGTGCGGCAGCAGCTCCACAACTTCATCAAAGA CGATGTGCGGAAGTTCAAGGAGACCAAGAAGCAGTTCGACAAAGTGCGGGAGGACTTGGAGCTGTCTCTGGTGCGGAATGCCCAGGCTCCGAGGCACCGGCCGCACGAGGTGGAGGAGGCCACAGGTGCCCTGACCCTCACCCGCAAGTGCTTCCGCCACCTGGCATTGGACTACGTCCTGCAG ATCAACGTCCTCCAGGCGAAGAAGAAGTTCGAGATCTTGGATTCC ATGCTGTCCTTCATGCACGCCCAGCACAGCTTCTTCCGTCAGGGCTACAGCCTGCTGCACCAGCTGGACCCCTACATGCAGAAGCTGGCGGCCGAG CTGGACCAGCTGGTGATCGACTCGGCAGTGGAGAAGCGGGAGATGGAGCACAGGCATGCTGCCATCCAGCAGCGG ACGCTGCTGCAG GACTTCTCTTACGATGAGCCCAAAGCAGAGTTTGATGTGGACGCGCCCAGTGGTGTGGTGATGGAGGGCTACCTCTTCAAGAGGGCCAGCAATGCCTTCAAGACGTGGAACCG GCGCTGGTTCTCCATCCAGAACAGCCAGCTGGTCTACCAGAAGAAGCTGAAG GACGTGCTTACTGTGGTGGTGGACGACCTCCGCCTGTGCTCCGTGAAGCCGTGTGAGGACATCGAGCGGAGGTTCTGCTTTGAGGTCGTGTCGCCCACCAA gagctGCATGCTGCAGGCCGATTCTGAGAAGCTGCGGCAGGCCTGGGTCCAAGCTGTGCAGGCCAGCATTGCCTCCGCCTACCGGGAGAGCCCAGACAGCTGCTACAGCGAG AGGCTGGATCGCACGGCGTCTCCGTCCACAAGCAGCATCGACTCTGCCACAGACTCCCGGGAGCGCGGCGCCAAGGGCGAGAGCGTGCTGCAGCGCATGCAGAGTGTGGCCGGCAATGGCCAGTGTGGCGACTGCGGCCAGCCGGACCCCCGCTGGGCCAGCATCAACCTGGGCGTGCTGCTCTGCATCGAGTGCTCAGGCATCCACCG gagcCTGGGTGTCCACTGCTCCAAGGTGCGGTCCCTGACTCTGGACTCGTGGGAGCCCGAGCTGCTGAAG CTGATGTGCGAGCTCGGGAACAGCACCATCAGTCAGATCTACGAGGCCCAGTGTGAggggctgggcagcaggaagCCCACGGCCAGCAGCCCCAG GCAGGACAAGGAGGCCTGGATCAAGGACAAGTACGTGGAAAAGAAGTTCCTGCAGAAGCCGCCCTCCGCGCTGGCTCGGGAGGCCCCGCGGCGTTGGCGGGCGCTGAAGTGTCCGGGCCACCACAGCTCCCCGCGGGCGCCCACCACCCGCCGCAAGGTCCGGATGGAGCCTGTCCTGCCCTCGGTAGCCGCTCTGTCCTCAG GCGCGATGGAGCGCAGGTTCCGCCGGGACTCCCTCTTCTGCCCTGACGAGCTGGACTCCCTCTTCTCCTATTTTGacgcaggggctgctgctgctggtcctcGCA aggGCGCAGAGTCGGAGGAGTCCAGTGGCGAGGCTGATGGAgaggcagaggcctggggccTGGCGGACGTGCGCGAGCTGCACCCAGGGCTTCTGGCACACCGTGCAGCGCGCACTCGTGACCTCCCCGCGCTGGCCGCGGCGCTGGCCCACGGGGCTGAGGTCAACTGGGCAGACACAGAGGACGAGGGCAAGACGCCACTGGTGCAGGCCGTGATAGGG GGCTCTTTGATCATCTGTGAATTCCTCCTACAAAACGGAGCGGACGTGAACCAAAGAGACAGCCGGGGCCGGGCACCCCTGCACCACGCCACGCTCCTGGGCCACACCGG CCAGGTCTGCCTGTTCTTGAAGCGGGGCGCAGACCAGCACGCTTTGGACTGCGAGCAGCAGGACCCGCTGAGCATCGCGATCCAGGAGGCTAATGCTGACATCGTTACGCT GCTCCGTCTGGCGCGCATGGCGGAGGAGATGAGAGAAGCCGAGGCGCCCCCTGGCCAGCCGGGCCCCCTGGCGGGCAGCAGCCCCACCGAGCTCCAGTACCGCAGGTGCATCCAGGAGTTCATCAGCCTCCACCTGGAGGAAAGCTAG
- the ACAP3 gene encoding arf-GAP with coiled-coil, ANK repeat and PH domain-containing protein 3 isoform X1 encodes MTVEFEECIKDSPRFRATIDEVETDVVEIEAKLDKLVKLCSGLIEAGKAYVTANRLFVSGVRDLSQQCQGDTVISECLQRFGDSLQEMVNYHMILFDQAQRSVRQQLHNFIKDDVRKFKETKKQFDKVREDLELSLVRNAQAPRHRPHEVEEATGALTLTRKCFRHLALDYVLQINVLQAKKKFEILDSMLSFMHAQHSFFRQGYSLLHQLDPYMQKLAAELDQLVIDSAVEKREMEHRHAAIQQRTLLQDFSYDEPKAEFDVDAPSGVVMEGYLFKRASNAFKTWNRRWFSIQNSQLVYQKKLKDVLTVVVDDLRLCSVKPCEDIERRFCFEVVSPTKSCMLQADSEKLRQAWVQAVQASIASAYRESPDSCYSERLDRTASPSTSSIDSATDSRERGAKGESVLQRMQSVAGNGQCGDCGQPDPRWASINLGVLLCIECSGIHRSLGVHCSKVRSLTLDSWEPELLKLMCELGNSTISQIYEAQCEGLGSRKPTASSPRQDKEAWIKDKYVEKKFLQKPPSALAREAPRRWRALKCPGHHSSPRAPTTRRKVRMEPVLPSVAALSSGAMERRFRRDSLFCPDELDSLFSYFDAGAAAAGPRSLSSDSGLGGSSDGSSDVLAFGVGSVVDSVTEEEGAESEESSGEADGEAEAWGLADVRELHPGLLAHRAARTRDLPALAAALAHGAEVNWADTEDEGKTPLVQAVIGGSLIICEFLLQNGADVNQRDSRGRAPLHHATLLGHTGQVCLFLKRGADQHALDCEQQDPLSIAIQEANADIVTLLRLARMAEEMREAEAPPGQPGPLAGSSPTELQYRRCIQEFISLHLEES; translated from the exons CTGGTGAAGCTGTGCAGTGGCCTGATCGAGGCTGGCAAGGCCTACGTCACAGCCAACAGGCTCTTTGTGAGCGGCGTCCGGGACCTGTCTCAGCAGTGCCAGGGCGACACTGTCATCTCG GAATGTCTGCAGAGGTTTGGAGACAGCCTCCAGGAGATGGTCAACTACCACATG ATCCTGTTTGACCAGGCCCAGCGGTCCGTGCGGCAGCAGCTCCACAACTTCATCAAAGA CGATGTGCGGAAGTTCAAGGAGACCAAGAAGCAGTTCGACAAAGTGCGGGAGGACTTGGAGCTGTCTCTGGTGCGGAATGCCCAGGCTCCGAGGCACCGGCCGCACGAGGTGGAGGAGGCCACAGGTGCCCTGACCCTCACCCGCAAGTGCTTCCGCCACCTGGCATTGGACTACGTCCTGCAG ATCAACGTCCTCCAGGCGAAGAAGAAGTTCGAGATCTTGGATTCC ATGCTGTCCTTCATGCACGCCCAGCACAGCTTCTTCCGTCAGGGCTACAGCCTGCTGCACCAGCTGGACCCCTACATGCAGAAGCTGGCGGCCGAG CTGGACCAGCTGGTGATCGACTCGGCAGTGGAGAAGCGGGAGATGGAGCACAGGCATGCTGCCATCCAGCAGCGG ACGCTGCTGCAG GACTTCTCTTACGATGAGCCCAAAGCAGAGTTTGATGTGGACGCGCCCAGTGGTGTGGTGATGGAGGGCTACCTCTTCAAGAGGGCCAGCAATGCCTTCAAGACGTGGAACCG GCGCTGGTTCTCCATCCAGAACAGCCAGCTGGTCTACCAGAAGAAGCTGAAG GACGTGCTTACTGTGGTGGTGGACGACCTCCGCCTGTGCTCCGTGAAGCCGTGTGAGGACATCGAGCGGAGGTTCTGCTTTGAGGTCGTGTCGCCCACCAA gagctGCATGCTGCAGGCCGATTCTGAGAAGCTGCGGCAGGCCTGGGTCCAAGCTGTGCAGGCCAGCATTGCCTCCGCCTACCGGGAGAGCCCAGACAGCTGCTACAGCGAG AGGCTGGATCGCACGGCGTCTCCGTCCACAAGCAGCATCGACTCTGCCACAGACTCCCGGGAGCGCGGCGCCAAGGGCGAGAGCGTGCTGCAGCGCATGCAGAGTGTGGCCGGCAATGGCCAGTGTGGCGACTGCGGCCAGCCGGACCCCCGCTGGGCCAGCATCAACCTGGGCGTGCTGCTCTGCATCGAGTGCTCAGGCATCCACCG gagcCTGGGTGTCCACTGCTCCAAGGTGCGGTCCCTGACTCTGGACTCGTGGGAGCCCGAGCTGCTGAAG CTGATGTGCGAGCTCGGGAACAGCACCATCAGTCAGATCTACGAGGCCCAGTGTGAggggctgggcagcaggaagCCCACGGCCAGCAGCCCCAG GCAGGACAAGGAGGCCTGGATCAAGGACAAGTACGTGGAAAAGAAGTTCCTGCAGAAGCCGCCCTCCGCGCTGGCTCGGGAGGCCCCGCGGCGTTGGCGGGCGCTGAAGTGTCCGGGCCACCACAGCTCCCCGCGGGCGCCCACCACCCGCCGCAAGGTCCGGATGGAGCCTGTCCTGCCCTCGGTAGCCGCTCTGTCCTCAG GCGCGATGGAGCGCAGGTTCCGCCGGGACTCCCTCTTCTGCCCTGACGAGCTGGACTCCCTCTTCTCCTATTTTGacgcaggggctgctgctgctggtcctcGCA GTCTGAGCAGTGACAGTGGCTTAGGGGGCAGTTCCGATGGCAGCTCGGACGTCTTGGCCTTCGGCGTGGGCTCCGTGGTGGACAGCGTCACTGAGGAGG aggGCGCAGAGTCGGAGGAGTCCAGTGGCGAGGCTGATGGAgaggcagaggcctggggccTGGCGGACGTGCGCGAGCTGCACCCAGGGCTTCTGGCACACCGTGCAGCGCGCACTCGTGACCTCCCCGCGCTGGCCGCGGCGCTGGCCCACGGGGCTGAGGTCAACTGGGCAGACACAGAGGACGAGGGCAAGACGCCACTGGTGCAGGCCGTGATAGGG GGCTCTTTGATCATCTGTGAATTCCTCCTACAAAACGGAGCGGACGTGAACCAAAGAGACAGCCGGGGCCGGGCACCCCTGCACCACGCCACGCTCCTGGGCCACACCGG CCAGGTCTGCCTGTTCTTGAAGCGGGGCGCAGACCAGCACGCTTTGGACTGCGAGCAGCAGGACCCGCTGAGCATCGCGATCCAGGAGGCTAATGCTGACATCGTTACGCT GCTCCGTCTGGCGCGCATGGCGGAGGAGATGAGAGAAGCCGAGGCGCCCCCTGGCCAGCCGGGCCCCCTGGCGGGCAGCAGCCCCACCGAGCTCCAGTACCGCAGGTGCATCCAGGAGTTCATCAGCCTCCACCTGGAGGAAAGCTAG